A genomic segment from Bacillus cereus G9842 encodes:
- a CDS encoding peptide MFS transporter: protein MDAALKLDKAGEQQSPKKHPPGLYLLFFTEAWERFSYYGMRGLLVLYLTTSLVSGGLGFDKAVAVQIYGIFTMLVYFTPIIGGWLTDHFITKRHAITIGGIIMAIGNFVLFSMNTKTGLFLGLGLLVIGNGFFKPNISTLLGQLYSDNDSRRDSAFTIFYMGINLGALIAPFICGYFADYRYGFLTACIGMIIGQIAFNLLAPRYLGSAGTTVVGKKSKEQNAKAVEKKPLTPQEKKRTVAILILTCFVVFFWAGFEQAGSSLTLYTDKFVDRTIGGFTIPTPWFQSVNPLFIILLALPVSALWIKLSKTKNGDLKIPTKMALGMILLGIGYLVLTLAVLKTGSDEGNITMKANLLFIVFTYMFHTIGELFLSPIGLSMVSAIAPVKLASLLMGVWLAGTGFANLLAGQLAAFTQSLGYLEVFASIGIIVIVLGLVLLMFSKKIAHMME, encoded by the coding sequence ATGGATGCAGCTTTAAAATTAGACAAAGCTGGAGAGCAACAATCACCAAAAAAACATCCACCAGGGTTATACTTGTTGTTCTTTACAGAGGCATGGGAAAGATTTAGTTATTACGGAATGCGTGGCTTATTAGTTCTTTATTTAACAACGAGCTTAGTAAGCGGCGGTTTAGGATTTGATAAAGCAGTTGCAGTTCAAATTTACGGTATTTTCACAATGCTTGTATATTTCACACCTATTATTGGTGGTTGGTTAACTGACCATTTCATTACGAAGCGACATGCCATTACTATTGGTGGTATCATCATGGCAATTGGTAACTTCGTACTATTTTCAATGAATACGAAAACTGGACTATTTTTAGGATTAGGATTATTAGTTATCGGTAACGGATTCTTCAAACCGAATATTTCGACTTTATTAGGTCAATTATATAGTGACAACGATTCTCGTCGTGATAGTGCCTTCACTATCTTCTACATGGGGATTAACTTAGGAGCTCTTATCGCTCCATTCATTTGCGGTTACTTCGCAGATTATAGATACGGTTTCTTAACAGCTTGTATCGGTATGATTATTGGACAAATTGCATTTAACTTATTAGCACCTCGTTACTTAGGATCAGCTGGAACAACAGTTGTGGGTAAAAAATCTAAAGAACAAAATGCAAAAGCTGTTGAGAAAAAACCTTTAACACCACAAGAGAAAAAACGTACTGTTGCAATTTTAATTTTAACTTGTTTCGTTGTATTCTTCTGGGCAGGATTTGAACAAGCTGGTAGCTCTTTAACACTTTACACAGATAAGTTCGTAGATCGTACAATTGGTGGATTTACAATTCCAACACCTTGGTTCCAATCTGTAAACCCACTATTCATTATCTTACTAGCATTACCTGTTTCTGCGTTATGGATTAAGCTTTCAAAAACAAAAAATGGTGATTTGAAAATCCCAACAAAAATGGCATTAGGTATGATTTTACTAGGGATTGGATATTTAGTTCTAACTTTAGCTGTTTTAAAAACTGGTAGCGATGAAGGTAACATTACAATGAAAGCAAACTTACTATTCATTGTATTCACTTACATGTTCCACACAATCGGTGAGTTATTCTTATCACCAATCGGATTATCTATGGTAAGTGCAATCGCTCCTGTTAAACTAGCATCATTATTAATGGGTGTATGGTTAGCTGGTACTGGCTTCGCAAACTTATTAGCAGGACAATTAGCCGCTTTCACTCAATCTTTAGGATATTTAGAAGTATTCGCAAGCATCGGTATTATCGTAATTGTACTGGGATTAGTACTTCTTATGTTCTCTAAGAAAATTGCACATATG
- a CDS encoding ABC transporter substrate-binding protein: MNFMRKKSFTVFVFLLAFSMLLSACGKSSNKEESTKEDNKKEVVTVEHAMGKTEVPANPKRVVILTNEGTEALLELGVKPVGAVKSWTGDPWYPHIKDKMKDVKVVGDEGQVNVETIASLKPDLIIGNKMRHEKVYEQLKAIAPTVFSETLRGEWKDNFKFYAKALNKEKEGQKVVADYESRMKDLKGKLGDKVNQEISMVRFMPGDVRIYHGDTFSGVILKELGFKRPGDQNKDDFAERNVSKERISAMDGDVLFYFTFDKGNEKKGSELEKEYINDPLFKNLNAVKNGKAYKVDDVIWNTAGGVMAANLLLDDIEKRFVK, translated from the coding sequence ATGAATTTCATGCGGAAGAAATCGTTTACAGTATTTGTATTTTTACTAGCATTTTCAATGCTTTTAAGCGCTTGTGGAAAATCAAGTAACAAAGAAGAATCTACAAAAGAAGATAATAAAAAAGAAGTGGTTACTGTAGAACATGCAATGGGTAAAACAGAAGTTCCTGCTAATCCAAAACGTGTAGTTATCTTAACAAATGAAGGAACTGAAGCTTTACTTGAATTAGGTGTGAAACCAGTTGGTGCTGTAAAGTCTTGGACTGGTGACCCATGGTATCCACATATTAAGGATAAAATGAAAGATGTAAAAGTTGTTGGTGATGAAGGACAAGTTAACGTTGAAACAATTGCTTCTTTAAAACCAGACTTAATTATCGGTAACAAAATGCGTCACGAAAAAGTGTACGAACAACTAAAAGCAATTGCACCTACTGTGTTCTCAGAAACATTACGTGGTGAATGGAAAGATAACTTCAAATTTTATGCAAAAGCATTAAATAAAGAAAAAGAAGGTCAAAAAGTTGTAGCTGATTACGAATCACGTATGAAAGATTTAAAAGGCAAACTTGGCGATAAAGTAAATCAAGAAATCTCTATGGTTCGTTTCATGCCTGGTGATGTTCGTATTTATCATGGTGATACATTCTCTGGTGTTATTTTAAAAGAACTTGGATTTAAACGTCCTGGAGATCAAAACAAAGATGATTTTGCAGAGCGTAACGTATCTAAAGAGCGTATTTCTGCAATGGATGGTGACGTATTATTCTACTTCACATTCGATAAAGGAAATGAGAAAAAAGGATCTGAATTAGAAAAAGAATATATTAATGATCCGCTATTTAAAAATTTAAATGCAGTAAAAAATGGTAAAGCATACAAAGTTGATGACGTTATTTGGAATACAGCTGGTGGCGTAATGGCCGCTAACCTACTATTAGATGACATCGAAAAACGCTTTGTTAAATAA
- a CDS encoding FecCD family ABC transporter permease, producing MLLKTNRAKGIGLFVGIIAVVICIWGSIIFGYTNTSWKLALDAFFHFNGSNEHIIIQNVRLPRALIAASVGASLAIAGCLMQTLTKNPLASPDFIGLNSGAAFFIVVAIVIFSVTSLSAFTWIAFLGAAVAAVLVFASSSLGKEGTTPLKLTLAGVAISALFSSLTQGLLVLNEKALEEVLFWLAGSVQGRKLEILQSVFPYLLIGWIASLIMAGKVNTLMMGEDVAKGLGQRTILMKSFVLLIIVLLSGGSVAVAGPIGFIGIITPHFARFLVGVDHRWRVPYSGLLGAILLILADIAARYVIMPQEVPVGVMTAFIGAPFFIYIARKRGLSK from the coding sequence ATGTTATTAAAAACAAATCGAGCAAAAGGGATTGGATTATTTGTTGGAATCATTGCAGTCGTTATTTGTATTTGGGGAAGTATTATTTTCGGATATACAAATACGAGTTGGAAACTAGCATTGGATGCTTTTTTCCATTTTAACGGTTCCAATGAACATATTATTATTCAAAATGTACGTCTGCCTAGGGCGTTAATTGCAGCTAGTGTTGGTGCTAGTTTAGCCATTGCTGGTTGTCTTATGCAAACTTTAACTAAGAATCCACTTGCTTCTCCAGATTTTATTGGATTAAATTCAGGTGCTGCGTTCTTCATAGTTGTAGCAATTGTAATCTTTTCAGTAACATCATTATCAGCTTTCACATGGATCGCCTTTTTAGGAGCGGCGGTTGCAGCTGTACTTGTATTTGCTTCTAGTTCTTTAGGAAAAGAAGGGACTACTCCTCTTAAGTTAACGTTAGCAGGGGTCGCAATTAGTGCGTTATTTTCATCATTAACACAAGGATTACTTGTGTTAAATGAAAAAGCACTTGAAGAGGTATTATTTTGGCTTGCTGGATCTGTGCAAGGGCGAAAGTTAGAAATTTTACAATCTGTATTCCCATATTTATTAATAGGATGGATTGCATCTCTTATTATGGCAGGAAAAGTAAATACATTGATGATGGGAGAAGACGTCGCGAAAGGACTTGGACAACGAACAATTTTAATGAAATCATTCGTGTTACTTATTATTGTACTGTTGTCTGGTGGTTCAGTTGCGGTTGCTGGCCCAATTGGATTTATTGGGATTATTACTCCGCATTTTGCTAGATTTCTTGTTGGAGTTGACCACAGATGGAGAGTGCCTTATAGCGGATTGTTAGGTGCAATACTACTAATATTGGCTGATATAGCAGCAAGATATGTCATTATGCCACAAGAAGTACCAGTAGGAGTTATGACAGCATTTATTGGAGCACCGTTCTTTATTTATATTGCACGTAAGAGAGGGCTTAGCAAATGA